From a region of the Lactuca sativa cultivar Salinas chromosome 4, Lsat_Salinas_v11, whole genome shotgun sequence genome:
- the LOC111919605 gene encoding uncharacterized protein LOC111919605 — protein sequence MARENNEISGKFAMEFARFLFTLAAGSQILLPGTDIALSLLDPEKTIDNPVPVYLLICWMALNLITIILTAFAISIETVVETGFGIGNPSIAQKNRYHKKAYFMVFLGWISYVLGFGFHNCGFAFYGEHNGIIYSVFIVFEVFIVWMSICTLNDFWNTSERYIHDD from the coding sequence atggcGCGTGAGAATAATGAGATCTCTGGAAAGTTCGCGATGGAGTTTGCAAGATTTCTGTTCACCTTGGCGGCAGGTTCGCAGATTCTTCTTCCCGGAACTGATATCGCACTCTCGTTGCTTGATCCGGAGAAAACAATCGATAATCCTGTTCCAGTCTATCTACTAATCTGCTGGATGGCCCTAAATCTGATTACAATCATTCTCACCGCTTTTGCTATCTCAATCGAGACTGTAGTGGAAACAGGATTCGGCATCGGGAATCCTTCGATTGCACAGAAGAACAGGTATCATAAAAAGGCGTATTTCATGGTTTTCCTTGGATGGATTTCATATGTGCTAGGCTTTGGGTTCCACAACTGTGGATTTGCTTTCTATGGAGAACACAATGGAATCATTTACTCGGTTTTCATTGTGTTTGAAGTCTTCATCGTGTGGATGTCAATTTGCACTCTTAACGACTTCTGGAATACCAGTGAGCGATATATCCATGACGATTGA